One segment of Solanum stenotomum isolate F172 chromosome 1, ASM1918654v1, whole genome shotgun sequence DNA contains the following:
- the LOC125854128 gene encoding uncharacterized protein LOC125854128: MSGYAKFMKKLFTKKRSFDFETIEVSHSCSAIITNEKIKKKEDPGAFTIPCTIGMLKFAKALCDLGAIIKLMLYAIYKQLGLGEPKSTTMRLLMADRSIKHPVGIQYDILVKVGRFISPNDVFILDWEIDAEILILLGRPFLAT, from the coding sequence ATGTCGGGTTATGCCAAGTTCATGAAGAAGTTATTCACCAAGAAAAGAAGCTTCGACTTTGAAACAATTGAAGTCTCACATAGTTGTAGTGCAATTATAACTAacgagaaaataaaaaagaaggaagATCCCGGAGCCTTCACCATTCCTTGCACTATTGGTATGCTCAAATTCGCCAAGGCTCTATGTGATTTGGGAGCAATTATAAAACTAATGCTATACGCAATCTATAAGCAACTTGGATTAGGTGAACCAAAGTCCACAACAATGAGGCTTTTGATGGCAGATCGATCTATCAAGCACCCTGTAGGGATACAATATGATATCTTGGTTAAAGTTGGCCGATTCATTTCCCCGAATGATGTTTTCATCCTCGATTGGGAAATAGATGCTGAAATTCTCATCCTTTTGGGAAGACCATTCTTGGCAACCTGA